In one Deinococcus psychrotolerans genomic region, the following are encoded:
- a CDS encoding carbohydrate ABC transporter permease: MTSTPLAAPRTTPRSISGKRPLSRAASILLLVFGGLLTLAPFYFMFVFATHPRQEIFSLPPPVWFGHDLTNNYESLLSRMPFWRNLWNSLYLAVLTTATTLFFCTLGGYAFAMYEFKGKGWLFGLLLATLLIPSTLNIVPYALIMQALGWIDTPRALWIPGMANAFGIFLMRQYIGSAIPRELVEAARIDGATEFTTFRKVIVPLTGPAMATLGLVTFVQSWNGFLGPLIIFRSAETYTAPLALRTLQGIANTDWGALMCGVALTVVPLLVIFAFASRRLIDGLTSGALKG, from the coding sequence ATGACTTCCACACCTCTGGCCGCGCCGCGCACGACGCCCCGCAGCATCAGCGGCAAGCGCCCACTCAGCCGCGCCGCTTCCATCCTGCTGCTCGTTTTCGGCGGCCTGCTGACGCTGGCTCCCTTCTACTTCATGTTTGTTTTCGCCACCCACCCGCGCCAGGAGATCTTCTCGCTGCCGCCGCCCGTCTGGTTCGGCCACGACCTGACCAACAACTACGAAAGCCTGCTGTCACGTATGCCGTTCTGGCGCAACCTCTGGAACAGCTTGTACCTGGCAGTGCTGACCACCGCAACCACCTTGTTTTTCTGCACGCTGGGCGGCTACGCCTTTGCCATGTACGAATTCAAGGGCAAGGGCTGGCTCTTCGGGCTGCTGCTGGCGACCCTGCTGATTCCGTCGACCCTCAACATCGTGCCGTACGCCCTGATCATGCAGGCACTGGGCTGGATCGACACCCCCAGAGCGCTGTGGATTCCCGGCATGGCCAACGCCTTCGGCATCTTTTTGATGCGCCAGTACATCGGCAGCGCCATTCCACGTGAACTGGTCGAGGCCGCCCGCATCGACGGAGCCACCGAATTCACGACCTTCCGCAAAGTCATTGTGCCGCTGACCGGCCCAGCGATGGCGACGCTCGGTCTGGTGACCTTCGTGCAGTCGTGGAACGGCTTTTTGGGGCCGCTGATTATTTTCCGCAGCGCTGAAACTTATACCGCGCCGCTGGCCCTGCGCACCCTGCAAGGCATCGCCAACACCGACTGGGGAGCTTTGATGTGCGGCGTGGCCCTGACGGTGGTGCCGCTGCTGGTCATCTTCGCCTTCGCCTCACGCCGCCTCATCGACGGCCTGACCAGCGGAGCGCTGAAAGGCTAA
- a CDS encoding carbohydrate ABC transporter permease has protein sequence MTAPPANLTPTPPIPKVGGWDNFQRKYAPYIFISPFFLLFFVFGLFPIIFNAYLSVHEWQPGSGLGDMKFVGLRNFTDNLTDPTFWLSLKNTAILAVESGLPQHLIAIPLAFAINMGLKRAQSFITAIYFLPYITSVVAISVIFFTLFSWQYGVLNAALGSLHNIPVLGALFPADKINWLGERAFVQPSIAMVIVWRYVGWNMLLYLSGLQAIPGDLYEAAAVDGATRTEQFRFITLPLLRPTIFLAVTLSLIGGFQLFEEPYILTNGGGGVGQAGLTTIMYMFRTYNAYSDAGLAAAMAWLLFIVIGLLTLVNNRIFGRSGMSDSKAAK, from the coding sequence GTGACTGCTCCCCCCGCCAATCTGACCCCCACGCCGCCCATTCCCAAGGTCGGCGGCTGGGACAACTTCCAGCGCAAGTACGCCCCCTACATCTTCATCAGCCCATTTTTCCTGCTGTTTTTCGTTTTTGGGCTGTTTCCGATTATCTTCAATGCCTACCTCTCGGTGCACGAATGGCAACCCGGCAGCGGCCTGGGCGACATGAAATTCGTGGGCCTGAGAAACTTCACCGACAACCTGACCGACCCCACCTTCTGGCTGTCGCTGAAAAACACCGCGATCCTGGCCGTCGAGAGCGGTCTGCCGCAGCATCTGATCGCCATTCCGCTGGCCTTTGCCATCAACATGGGCCTCAAGCGGGCGCAGTCGTTCATCACGGCCATCTACTTTTTGCCGTACATCACCTCGGTGGTCGCCATCTCGGTGATCTTCTTCACGCTGTTCAGCTGGCAGTATGGGGTGCTCAACGCCGCCCTGGGCAGCCTGCACAACATTCCCGTGCTGGGTGCGCTATTTCCAGCCGACAAGATCAACTGGCTGGGCGAACGCGCTTTTGTGCAGCCGTCGATTGCCATGGTGATCGTCTGGCGCTACGTGGGCTGGAACATGCTGCTGTACTTATCGGGCCTGCAGGCCATTCCCGGCGACCTCTACGAGGCGGCGGCAGTGGACGGCGCGACCCGCACCGAGCAATTCCGGTTCATCACCCTGCCGCTGCTGCGCCCCACCATCTTCCTGGCCGTGACCCTGAGCCTGATCGGCGGCTTCCAGCTGTTCGAAGAACCGTACATTCTCACCAACGGCGGCGGCGGCGTCGGGCAGGCAGGACTGACCACCATCATGTATATGTTTAGAACCTACAACGCTTACAGCGACGCTGGACTGGCCGCCGCAATGGCTTGGCTGCTCTTTATCGTGATCGGCCTGCTGACCCTGGTCAACAACCGCATCTTCGGCCGCAGCGGCATGAGCGACAGCAAGGCGGCAAAATGA
- a CDS encoding ABC transporter substrate-binding protein translates to MKIKRLLVLTALLSTTLAAAQKTTVTVGVFPDLDSVVKAALPGFNKLYPDIDVKINSLAYADHHNALTTALSTGKGANDLEAIDFGYVAKFAEGNGMTDLSKAPYNAGALASKFVSFTFPQSTTQDGRIVAIPTDIGPGSMFFRTDLLAKAGVKPAQLNASWESYITNGKKVVAANPGTFLIPDASEAAQIILRTGLKAGEGLYFDKNNKVLVSPDNARFVKAFTVAKQIRDAKLDAKAGAAFSPEWTTAFQKGNLATEFSGAWLVGHMQNWLAKDFSGKWNAQNLPGNTFASWGGSFYGIPTQSANKDAAWKLLQYLTTNPAQQVLAFKTTGAFPALKAGQTDSVFNQGVAYLGNQKARLLWRTAATKIQPLDVNKLDPIADQIVGDALGSVLDGSKDIPTALADAQRLVERRTR, encoded by the coding sequence ATGAAGATCAAACGCTTACTCGTTCTGACTGCTCTGCTTTCGACCACCCTCGCCGCCGCCCAGAAAACCACCGTCACCGTCGGCGTGTTCCCCGACCTCGACAGCGTGGTCAAGGCCGCCCTGCCGGGCTTCAACAAGCTCTACCCCGACATCGACGTCAAGATCAACTCGCTGGCCTACGCCGATCACCACAACGCGCTGACCACCGCGCTCTCGACCGGCAAGGGAGCCAACGACCTCGAAGCCATCGACTTCGGCTACGTCGCCAAATTTGCTGAAGGCAACGGCATGACCGACCTCAGCAAGGCCCCCTACAACGCTGGAGCGCTCGCCTCCAAGTTCGTCAGCTTCACCTTCCCGCAGAGCACCACCCAGGACGGGCGCATCGTCGCCATTCCCACCGACATCGGCCCCGGCTCGATGTTCTTCCGCACCGATCTGCTGGCCAAGGCTGGCGTTAAGCCTGCGCAGCTCAACGCCAGCTGGGAATCGTACATCACCAACGGCAAGAAAGTGGTGGCCGCCAACCCCGGCACCTTCCTGATTCCCGACGCCTCTGAAGCGGCCCAGATCATTTTGCGCACGGGCCTCAAGGCCGGCGAAGGCCTGTACTTCGACAAGAATAACAAGGTGCTGGTCAGCCCCGACAACGCCCGCTTCGTCAAGGCCTTCACGGTGGCCAAGCAGATCCGCGACGCCAAGCTCGACGCCAAGGCCGGCGCAGCCTTCTCACCGGAGTGGACCACCGCCTTCCAGAAAGGCAACCTCGCCACCGAGTTCTCGGGTGCGTGGCTGGTCGGGCACATGCAGAACTGGCTGGCCAAGGACTTCAGCGGCAAGTGGAACGCCCAGAACCTTCCCGGCAACACCTTTGCCAGCTGGGGCGGCTCGTTCTACGGCATCCCCACCCAGAGCGCCAACAAGGACGCCGCTTGGAAGCTGCTGCAGTACCTGACCACCAACCCGGCCCAGCAGGTGTTGGCGTTCAAGACCACCGGAGCCTTCCCGGCACTCAAGGCCGGCCAGACCGACTCGGTGTTCAACCAGGGCGTGGCCTACCTGGGCAACCAGAAAGCCCGCTTGCTGTGGCGCACGGCGGCGACCAAGATTCAGCCGCTCGACGTCAACAAGCTCGACCCCATTGCCGACCAGATCGTCGGCGACGCGCTGGGCAGTGTGCTCGACGGCAGCAAGGACATCCCCACCGCCCTGGCCGACGCGCAGCGTCTGGTGGAGCGCCGCACCCGCTAA
- a CDS encoding LacI family DNA-binding transcriptional regulator, producing MTASTTETVTLVEVAREAGVSPSTVSRILNGSAKVASDKRARVEAAIHKLEFAPNAQAQALAGGRSFSVGVLTQNLSSPFYGETLAGIERGFVGTAYHLLAVSGHWDAEQEREALNLLLRRRVDALIVLGGVIEDAALNRAAERLPLVVVGRSLDSLAERCLMTDNQAGMRQVVEHLAALGHRRIAYIGGPEGQHDAFERREGFETAMRDAGLTVFPELMRRGDYTEVSGEQAAATLLEAGHPFTALCCANDQMAFGARLTLYRRGVRVPEDLSLTGFDDLFAAKYTTPPLTTVRQSVSELGEQAAEAVLQLLASKTPSLPIHLPQLVVRESTGPVRAASPPGGA from the coding sequence GTGACGGCCTCAACAACAGAAACGGTGACGCTGGTCGAGGTCGCGAGAGAAGCGGGCGTTTCGCCCAGCACCGTCTCGCGCATCCTCAACGGCAGCGCCAAAGTCGCTTCCGACAAACGGGCGCGGGTTGAAGCGGCTATTCACAAGCTTGAGTTTGCGCCCAACGCGCAGGCCCAAGCCCTTGCAGGTGGACGCAGCTTCTCGGTGGGTGTACTGACCCAAAACCTCTCCAGTCCCTTTTACGGCGAAACGCTGGCAGGCATCGAACGCGGCTTTGTGGGTACGGCCTACCACCTGCTTGCGGTCAGCGGTCACTGGGACGCCGAACAAGAGCGCGAAGCTCTCAATTTGTTGTTGCGCCGCCGAGTAGACGCCCTGATCGTGCTGGGCGGCGTCATTGAAGACGCGGCGCTAAACCGGGCCGCCGAGCGGCTGCCGCTGGTGGTGGTGGGCCGCAGTCTGGACAGCCTCGCTGAGCGCTGCCTGATGACCGACAACCAAGCCGGGATGCGGCAAGTCGTAGAGCACCTGGCGGCACTCGGCCACCGCCGCATCGCTTATATCGGCGGGCCAGAAGGGCAGCACGACGCTTTCGAGCGCCGGGAAGGCTTTGAGACCGCAATGCGGGACGCCGGGCTGACGGTTTTTCCTGAGCTGATGCGGCGCGGCGATTACACCGAGGTCAGCGGCGAACAGGCCGCCGCGACCCTTCTCGAAGCAGGCCACCCGTTTACGGCTTTGTGCTGCGCCAACGATCAGATGGCTTTTGGAGCGCGGCTGACGCTGTACCGCCGGGGCGTGCGGGTGCCTGAAGACCTCTCGCTGACCGGCTTTGATGATCTGTTCGCCGCCAAATACACCACCCCGCCGCTGACCACCGTGCGTCAATCGGTCAGTGAACTTGGAGAGCAGGCGGCCGAGGCCGTGCTGCAACTGCTGGCTTCAAAAACCCCGTCTTTGCCCATTCACCTTCCGCAGCTCGTCGTGCGCGAGTCCACTGGCCCAGTCCGGGCCGCTTCGCCCCCAGGAGGCGCGTGA
- a CDS encoding sensor histidine kinase has protein sequence MGRWSPHSWKPQSWSLRLKLTLGYALVFALTILLGAVGVYFTARSSLTASLDQTLRETAAVAQASVETQKGRSFFAPQLKASSDLSIELLSASGRLLTSVGRDEDTSPPFTLGFVSFAEQRVFTQDVGSGLYLRISRPSDTLSHLLETLARILLVGSVLMIGVACAAGYSLADRALRPVDAVARTAAAIAGRGNYRERVPAMSGHDEMARLTNTVNAMLDQLEHTIEREKQFARIAAHELRTPLTVLKGRLELTLERPRDAAAYQKALAGMQGRVDALMTLSESLLALARSDAPVQLEPVELAAGVIAAAEQLSDAAQRTGKRVHLSLTESWIEAEPDGLQRVLMNLMENALKYGTGEVVDVRVEQQSCIIRSGGAGPKQDDWPRLLQPFERGSGVQSTPGSGLGLALVSALTQRWNARVQPQWSSGNFSVQVQFTAAQQTPSQNKTPHGFAPR, from the coding sequence ATGGGCCGCTGGAGCCCGCATTCTTGGAAACCACAGTCTTGGAGCCTGCGCCTCAAACTCACGTTGGGCTACGCGCTGGTGTTTGCCCTCACCATCTTGCTCGGCGCGGTGGGCGTGTATTTCACGGCGCGTTCGTCGCTGACCGCTTCGCTCGATCAGACGCTGCGGGAAACTGCTGCCGTCGCGCAGGCCAGCGTGGAAACTCAAAAAGGTCGCTCTTTTTTTGCGCCCCAACTCAAAGCCAGCAGCGATCTGAGTATTGAGCTGCTCTCGGCGTCGGGCCGACTGCTGACCAGCGTGGGACGCGACGAAGACACTTCACCGCCCTTTACGCTCGGGTTTGTCAGCTTCGCGGAGCAGCGGGTCTTTACCCAAGACGTCGGAAGCGGTCTGTATCTGCGAATTTCGCGGCCCAGCGACACCCTGAGCCACTTGCTCGAAACGCTGGCCCGCATTCTGCTGGTCGGCAGCGTGCTGATGATCGGGGTGGCCTGCGCCGCTGGTTACTCTCTGGCCGACCGGGCGCTCAGGCCAGTGGACGCGGTGGCCCGCACGGCGGCGGCGATTGCCGGGCGCGGCAATTACCGTGAGCGCGTTCCAGCGATGAGCGGCCACGACGAAATGGCCCGCTTGACCAACACCGTCAACGCCATGCTCGATCAGTTGGAGCACACCATCGAGCGCGAAAAACAGTTTGCCCGCATCGCCGCCCACGAACTCCGCACCCCACTGACCGTTCTCAAGGGCCGCTTGGAGTTGACTTTAGAGCGCCCCCGCGACGCCGCCGCCTACCAAAAAGCGCTGGCAGGCATGCAGGGACGGGTCGACGCCCTGATGACCTTGTCAGAAAGCCTGCTGGCGCTGGCCCGCAGCGACGCCCCCGTGCAACTGGAGCCGGTCGAGTTGGCCGCTGGCGTGATCGCGGCTGCCGAGCAACTCAGCGACGCGGCCCAGCGAACAGGCAAGCGCGTCCATTTGTCGCTCACCGAAAGCTGGATAGAAGCCGAACCGGACGGCCTGCAACGGGTACTGATGAATTTGATGGAAAATGCCCTCAAGTACGGTACAGGTGAGGTGGTTGACGTGCGGGTAGAGCAGCAAAGTTGCATCATCAGGAGTGGGGGCGCGGGGCCAAAGCAAGACGACTGGCCCCGCTTACTGCAACCGTTTGAGCGTGGCAGCGGAGTCCAAAGCACGCCGGGCAGTGGCTTGGGACTGGCGTTGGTCTCGGCTCTGACCCAGCGCTGGAACGCGCGGGTGCAGCCGCAGTGGTCTTCAGGAAACTTCAGCGTTCAGGTGCAGTTTACCGCCGCTCAGCAGACCCCAAGCCAAAACAAAACGCCGCACGGATTTGCGCCGAGATAA
- a CDS encoding response regulator transcription factor, producing MRLLIVEDDPHIAELLSDGLTEEGYECDLAASAAEGEQLATLFPYALLILDVMLPEGIDAGYQLGERLRAAGSKVPILYLTARGTVEDRVTGLEAGGDDYLTKPFAFTELRARIRALLRRASGNTQNAVPLPKGWMMDLGAREVYAAGIRADLTRREFALLELFVMNPGRAFGRDEIIERLWRGEGSVEHKVIDVYVSTLRRKTHDTLIDTIRGTGYRLGRGTT from the coding sequence ATGAGGCTCTTGATTGTCGAGGACGACCCACACATTGCCGAGCTGCTCAGCGACGGCCTGACCGAAGAAGGTTACGAATGCGACCTCGCCGCCAGCGCCGCCGAAGGTGAACAGCTGGCGACGCTGTTCCCTTACGCCCTGCTGATTCTGGACGTGATGCTGCCCGAGGGGATTGACGCCGGTTATCAACTCGGCGAACGGTTGCGGGCAGCGGGGTCTAAAGTGCCCATCCTTTATCTCACCGCACGCGGCACCGTGGAAGACCGCGTCACCGGCTTGGAAGCCGGTGGCGACGATTACCTGACCAAGCCGTTTGCCTTCACCGAGTTGCGGGCCAGAATCCGCGCCCTGCTGCGGCGGGCCAGCGGCAACACCCAGAATGCGGTGCCGTTGCCAAAAGGCTGGATGATGGACTTGGGAGCGCGTGAAGTCTACGCGGCAGGCATTCGGGCCGATTTGACGCGCCGGGAGTTCGCATTGCTGGAACTGTTCGTGATGAATCCGGGCCGGGCCTTTGGAAGGGACGAGATTATTGAGCGGCTGTGGCGCGGTGAGGGCAGCGTGGAGCATAAAGTGATTGACGTGTATGTCAGCACCCTGCGGCGCAAAACCCACGACACCCTCATCGACACCATTCGCGGTACCGGCTACCGCCTCGGGCGCGGCACCACTTGA
- a CDS encoding phosphatase PAP2 family protein: MATLLTRARTARPAQLLRLLIGILIPLLIVGVVAEDLVEKARFAFETPLLLWIHSFATPSLDRLALIFTTVGGVSVIAPLSAVILAFLWWKYRSLAYFWALSVGGAAALNVIMKLAFHRARPELWPRLVQESDASFPSGHSMYSMAFVVALILMSWRTPYRPLVLVLGVLFTLSVGLSRLYLGVHYPTDVLCGWLSGLAWVLGVYSIMSNHRSGRPNS; this comes from the coding sequence TGCTGATCGGCATTCTGATTCCGCTGCTGATCGTCGGTGTGGTGGCCGAAGACCTGGTAGAAAAAGCCCGTTTCGCCTTCGAGACACCGCTGCTGCTGTGGATTCATTCTTTCGCCACGCCCAGCCTAGACCGCCTGGCCCTGATCTTCACCACCGTAGGCGGCGTCAGTGTAATCGCCCCACTCAGCGCCGTGATTCTGGCGTTCTTGTGGTGGAAATACCGCTCGCTCGCTTACTTCTGGGCCTTATCGGTCGGCGGCGCGGCAGCACTCAACGTCATCATGAAGCTGGCCTTTCACCGTGCCCGCCCTGAGCTGTGGCCCAGACTGGTTCAGGAAAGCGATGCCAGCTTTCCCAGCGGGCACAGTATGTACAGCATGGCCTTCGTGGTGGCCCTCATCTTGATGTCATGGCGTACCCCTTACCGCCCGCTGGTTTTGGTGCTGGGTGTGCTGTTTACCCTGAGCGTCGGGCTGTCGCGCCTTTATTTGGGCGTTCACTACCCCACCGACGTGCTGTGCGGCTGGCTGTCGGGGCTGGCCTGGGTGCTGGGCGTCTACAGCATCATGTCCAATCACAGATCGGGACGGCCCAACTCATGA